A genomic segment from Tuwongella immobilis encodes:
- a CDS encoding serine/threonine-protein kinase, whose protein sequence is MSPTDPPFGPLPPPAATPAGNAPQTPPNTPSATAATPIISPVGTPNGTPVGSSTQPHANIADAPEIPGYTITEFIAQGGMGRVFGGMDRQLQREVAIKTLRAGANADRFLIEAKITAQLPHPGIPPVYAIGTLPGNLPWLAMKRIRGQTLEKLLRSRPNPSSDLPKMLVIFEQIAQAVGFAHRHGIIHRDIKPLNVMVGEFGEVQVMDWGLAKSRADSTADTPPESATPPEDLSPAPADLTRPGAILGTPSYLSPEQAAGHSVDARTDVFALGSLLTMILTGHPAYVSPFVGDIVAMARDANLADARNRLLACGCDPELAKLALQLLAPNRDDRPADGHIVAEAIASYRAQLDARLRLAETTAAESRIRNAEQAKRRRLAQIAGGTLVAVLLIGIAGTSWGLWQANLARAAESERANAEAAAKLEAQEQRQQAETARLAAESARQTEAQQRRFAESIADFVQNDILALASSESQIRFARLGSPQLSPNLTMRELLQRAAKRLRNRQDLDPATEAELCWMIGVNFRALGAYPQAIEFLQRSRTIRRHILGPDDPVTLNTENSLAFAMQHSGQVAEAIQLTQQILERQRKTLGPTHELTLTSQDNLGRAYIIADKLPEAIAELEFVRDQRMKTIGPTHEDTLTTLANLGVAFQKQRRFADAAQLFKEVREVRLKTLGTEHPDTLTVTGNLAANYFESGNLQEAIPHFQTVHRASDARLGPDDPASYTAIHNLTAAYLSANRLDDAMPLLEQLPGRAERIFGPLHADTLEALRNLAAAYQKRKQPRQWIATLEILLPRVRQTTGNDSLESLVLLNRLAGAYLMVQQYEQAVPLFESIHPLVRKRFGPNHENTIDTLGNLGQAYLRAKQPEKGLLAIREFIAGQRELLAKQPAALGQVLVDTSRMLLETGQPAAAEPWLRESLGILEKATPKQWTNSGVTIMLGTSLLMQKKLADAEPLLLSGYEGLLAARNAPSPPSAELFRETIDRIIVLYTLQKQPDKVAHWKSQREQWQPPTNPDGKPAPNVDKP, encoded by the coding sequence ATCGACGCAACCCCATGCCAACATTGCCGATGCGCCGGAAATTCCCGGTTACACCATCACCGAATTCATCGCGCAAGGCGGCATGGGGCGGGTCTTCGGCGGCATGGATCGCCAGCTCCAGCGCGAGGTCGCCATCAAAACTCTGCGGGCCGGTGCCAACGCCGATCGCTTTCTGATCGAAGCCAAAATTACCGCTCAATTGCCGCATCCGGGCATTCCGCCGGTGTATGCGATTGGCACACTGCCGGGCAATCTCCCCTGGCTGGCGATGAAGCGGATTCGCGGGCAAACCCTGGAAAAACTCCTGCGATCCCGCCCCAATCCCAGCAGTGATTTGCCGAAAATGCTGGTCATTTTCGAGCAAATCGCCCAGGCAGTTGGCTTCGCCCATCGCCACGGAATCATCCACCGCGACATCAAGCCGCTCAATGTGATGGTCGGCGAATTCGGCGAAGTGCAAGTCATGGATTGGGGCTTGGCCAAATCGCGGGCCGATTCCACCGCCGACACGCCGCCCGAAAGTGCGACTCCGCCGGAAGATCTGTCCCCCGCACCTGCGGATCTCACCCGTCCCGGTGCGATTCTGGGCACGCCCAGCTATCTGTCTCCCGAACAAGCGGCAGGCCACTCCGTCGATGCACGAACCGATGTCTTCGCGCTCGGTTCGCTGCTGACGATGATTCTCACTGGCCACCCCGCATATGTCTCGCCGTTTGTGGGCGATATCGTGGCCATGGCACGCGATGCCAATTTGGCCGATGCCCGAAATCGCTTACTGGCCTGCGGTTGCGATCCGGAATTGGCCAAACTCGCGTTGCAACTGCTGGCCCCGAATCGTGACGATCGGCCCGCCGATGGTCACATCGTTGCCGAGGCGATCGCCAGTTACCGTGCCCAACTCGATGCCCGACTTCGACTTGCGGAAACGACCGCCGCGGAATCTCGAATCCGCAACGCCGAGCAAGCCAAACGCCGCCGATTGGCGCAAATCGCGGGTGGCACTCTGGTTGCGGTGTTGCTCATCGGCATCGCAGGCACCAGTTGGGGATTGTGGCAAGCGAATCTGGCCCGCGCCGCGGAATCCGAACGCGCCAACGCCGAAGCCGCCGCCAAACTCGAAGCCCAAGAGCAACGCCAACAAGCCGAAACGGCTCGACTCGCCGCCGAATCGGCCCGACAAACCGAGGCCCAACAGCGTCGATTCGCCGAATCCATCGCCGATTTCGTGCAGAACGATATTCTGGCATTGGCCAGCAGCGAATCGCAAATCCGCTTTGCCCGACTCGGATCACCGCAATTGTCGCCGAATTTGACCATGCGGGAACTGCTGCAACGGGCGGCCAAGCGTCTGCGCAATCGCCAGGATCTCGACCCGGCGACGGAGGCCGAACTCTGCTGGATGATCGGCGTGAATTTTCGGGCATTGGGAGCCTACCCGCAGGCCATCGAATTTTTGCAGCGCAGCCGCACCATTCGTCGCCACATTCTCGGCCCGGATGATCCGGTCACACTCAACACGGAAAATAGCCTGGCATTTGCGATGCAGCATTCCGGCCAAGTCGCGGAAGCCATCCAACTGACGCAGCAAATCCTGGAGCGACAACGCAAAACACTCGGCCCCACGCACGAACTCACGCTCACCAGCCAAGACAATCTCGGGCGAGCGTATATCATCGCGGACAAACTCCCCGAAGCAATCGCCGAGTTGGAATTCGTGCGCGACCAACGGATGAAAACCATCGGTCCCACGCATGAAGATACGCTGACGACGTTGGCCAATCTCGGGGTGGCATTTCAGAAGCAACGTCGATTCGCCGACGCCGCCCAATTGTTCAAAGAAGTGCGCGAAGTCCGCCTGAAGACACTCGGTACCGAGCATCCGGATACGCTGACTGTGACCGGAAATCTCGCCGCCAACTATTTTGAAAGCGGGAACCTGCAGGAGGCCATTCCACACTTCCAAACCGTGCATCGGGCATCGGATGCTCGCCTGGGACCGGATGATCCGGCGAGTTACACGGCGATTCACAATCTGACAGCGGCGTACCTTTCCGCGAATCGGCTGGACGATGCGATGCCGCTGTTGGAGCAATTGCCCGGCCGCGCGGAACGGATTTTCGGCCCGCTGCATGCGGATACGCTGGAGGCACTGCGGAATCTGGCCGCCGCATATCAGAAACGCAAACAGCCCCGCCAATGGATCGCCACGCTGGAAATTCTGCTCCCGCGCGTGCGCCAAACGACGGGAAACGATTCGCTCGAATCGTTGGTGCTGCTGAATCGCTTGGCCGGTGCGTATCTGATGGTCCAACAATACGAACAGGCCGTGCCATTATTCGAGAGCATTCACCCACTCGTCCGCAAACGCTTTGGCCCGAATCATGAGAATACCATCGACACGCTGGGCAATTTGGGCCAAGCCTACCTCCGCGCCAAACAGCCGGAGAAAGGCTTGCTCGCCATCCGCGAATTCATCGCCGGCCAACGCGAATTGCTTGCCAAACAACCCGCCGCACTGGGGCAAGTGCTGGTGGATACCTCCCGAATGCTGTTGGAAACCGGCCAACCCGCCGCCGCCGAACCATGGCTGCGCGAATCGCTCGGCATTCTCGAAAAAGCAACCCCCAAACAATGGACCAATTCCGGCGTCACCATCATGCTCGGCACCTCGCTGTTGATGCAGAAGAAACTCGCCGATGCGGAGCCGCTGTTGCTCTCGGGGTACGAAGGCTTGTTGGCCGCCCGCAATGCCCCCTCCCCGCCATCCGCGGAATTGTTCCGGGAGACGATCGACCGAATCATCGTGCTGTACACCCTGCAAAAGCAGCCCGACAAGGTCGCTCACTGGAAATCCCAACGGGAGCAATGGCAGCCACCCACGAATCCCGACGGGAAACCGGCCCCGAACGTGGACAAACCGTAG
- a CDS encoding DUF1501 domain-containing protein, which yields MRQLGGCADARRSLTTDRRSFVKAGLLGSTGLGLADLLRSQAHANANSPASRNRSVIILWMRGGPSHIDMWDPKPNAPVEVRGEFGTISTPIPGIQLTDMLPKSAKIMHRWSIIRSLHHHDAGHSAGDQICFTGYDAGPMPDVNIYPSVGSIVSKQLGHLTPHLPAYVMIPRQVPGTGSAYLGIAHKPFETQADPARPGKFRVPNFDLPQGVTVERVGDRKGLLQSFDSIRRDVDRTGSLTAADRFQQQAWDILTSSAARDAFDLDREAPAVRERYGFLPEFDPKASNRCGCPAWSQRILLARRLVEAGVRLVTVDLRWWDTHVKGFESLKQGFLPRWDQAYSALLEDLAARGLLESTMVLAWGEFGRTPRINNDAGRDHYPNVFSAAIAGGGVQGGRVIGESDEKGAFPKTNPKTPQDVLKTVYDFLGVQTDVNYLTNTGRPVPVLPHGSPIRELFA from the coding sequence ATGCGTCAACTGGGCGGATGCGCCGATGCTCGCCGATCGCTCACCACCGATCGACGCTCGTTTGTCAAAGCCGGTCTCCTCGGCTCCACCGGACTCGGGCTGGCGGATCTGCTCCGCTCCCAAGCCCACGCCAACGCCAACTCCCCCGCGTCTCGGAATCGCTCGGTCATCATTTTGTGGATGCGCGGCGGTCCCAGTCACATCGATATGTGGGATCCCAAGCCCAACGCGCCGGTGGAAGTCCGCGGCGAATTCGGCACCATCTCCACGCCAATTCCCGGAATCCAACTCACCGACATGCTGCCGAAATCGGCGAAAATCATGCACCGCTGGTCGATTATTCGATCGCTGCATCATCACGATGCCGGACATTCGGCGGGCGATCAGATTTGCTTCACCGGGTACGATGCTGGTCCGATGCCGGATGTGAACATTTACCCCAGCGTTGGCTCGATCGTCTCGAAGCAGTTGGGCCACCTCACGCCTCACCTGCCGGCGTATGTCATGATTCCCCGCCAAGTGCCGGGCACCGGATCGGCGTATCTGGGGATCGCCCACAAGCCGTTTGAGACGCAGGCCGATCCCGCTCGCCCCGGCAAATTCCGTGTGCCGAACTTCGATCTCCCGCAAGGGGTTACGGTCGAACGCGTCGGCGACCGAAAGGGACTGCTGCAAAGTTTCGACAGCATCCGCCGCGATGTCGATCGCACGGGATCGCTGACCGCCGCCGATCGATTCCAACAGCAAGCGTGGGACATTCTCACCTCGTCCGCCGCCCGCGACGCCTTCGATTTGGACCGCGAAGCGCCCGCCGTCCGCGAACGCTACGGCTTCCTGCCGGAGTTCGATCCCAAAGCCTCCAACCGCTGCGGCTGCCCCGCCTGGAGCCAACGGATTCTCTTGGCCCGTCGATTGGTCGAAGCCGGTGTGCGACTCGTGACCGTCGATCTGCGCTGGTGGGATACCCACGTCAAAGGCTTTGAATCGCTGAAACAAGGATTCTTGCCCCGCTGGGATCAAGCGTATTCCGCGCTGCTGGAAGACCTTGCGGCACGCGGGCTGTTGGAATCGACGATGGTTCTGGCCTGGGGCGAATTCGGCCGCACACCGCGCATCAACAACGATGCCGGCCGCGATCACTACCCGAACGTCTTCAGCGCGGCCATTGCCGGCGGCGGCGTCCAAGGCGGTCGCGTCATCGGCGAATCCGACGAAAAGGGGGCGTTCCCCAAAACCAACCCCAAGACGCCGCAAGATGTGCTCAAAACCGTGTACGATTTTCTTGGTGTCCAAACCGATGTCAACTATCTGACCAACACCGGCCGCCCCGTCCCCGTCTTGCCGCACGGCTCGCCCATCCGAGAACTCTTCGCCTAA